DNA sequence from the Acidobacteriota bacterium genome:
AACTCTCCTTGTTTCGTGGAACGGGTGCGGCATCTTACGCGGTAACCTTTTCCCTTACCTGTGCGAGGGGAGGAAGCGATGGGAAGAGGACTCGTTGAGACGACGGACCTGACCCTGAATCGCCGGACCCTGCTGGCCGCGGCGGCCGGAGGCGCGGCCATGGCGATGGGGTGCGGACCGGGATCGGAACCCAGGACTTCCACGCCGGCCGCGGTCAACGGCTGGACGCCCCCGGACGATGAGCGGCGGCGGGATCTCGTGGCGACGGCGCGCTTCGGACCCAAGCAGGCCGTCCGGAGTACTTCCGGCCTCGCCATCTGCACACATCCCCTGGCGTCCGCCGCCGCGGCCGACATGCTCGCCCTGGGCGGCAACGCTTGCGACGGTGTGCTCGCCGCCAGCATTGCCCAGGCCGTCGTCGAGCCCCACATGACGACCCTCTCGGGCTGCCTGTCGATGCTCTACTACGACGCCGCCTCCGGCGAGTACACCTACGTCAACGGCATGATGGCGGCACCGCAGGCGGTGCCGGACGTGCGGAACATGAACGTGGCCGAGTTCGGGGCGCTGATGACGAAGACCGACGGCACACTCTGCTTCGTGCCGGGGTTCTGGGGCGGCTTCGAGGCCGGTCACGAGCGCCACGGGCTGCTGCCGCGGGCCACCGTGATGGCCCCGGCCATCCACTACGCCCGCGATGGCTTCGAGATCCATCCCTTCCTGTGGGGCGAGATGTTCGTCGAGTCGGCGGTGCTGGGCCGGGAGCTCTTCAGTCGGGAGATCTACTTCAACGGCAGCACACTGCGCGACATCGGCGACAAGCTGGTGCAGAGCGCTCTCGCCGACACGCTCGAGCGGCTCGCCGAAGATGGCGGCGATCACTTCTACCGGGGCGAGTTCGGCCGCCGGTACGCCGAGACCGTGCAGGCGAAGGGCGGCCTGATCACCGCCGATGACATGGCGGCCTATGAGGCGTTCTGGGACGAGCCGGTGAAGGGCACCTACCGCGACTACGGCGTCGTCGGTTCGCCGGCGCCGGACTTCGGCGGTCAGGCCCTGGTCGAGATCATGAACATGGTCGAGCGGCTCGACCTCCAGCAGGCGGGCCCCGCGTTCGAGTCCGGCGAGACGACGCTCAAGATGATGCAGATCATCGGTCGGGTGTACGCCGACGCGGTGGGCGGCCGCTTCGACGGCACCCTGCCCGACGTGGAGCGGGCGATCTCGAAGGAGTACGCGGCGGAGCGGTTCACGACGCTCGAGGGCAAACCGGCCAGCCCCAACGACCGGTACGAGGCATTGGGCGTGGTGCCGCCGCCTCCGCCGGGCTCGAACCACGTCACGGTGGTCGACGCCGCGGGGAACGTCGCCACGGTGCTGCACTCGGTTATGTCGATGCCGTTCAGGACCGGCATCTACGTCGACGGCGTCTATGCCTGCGCCTCTGGCGTCCACCTCGGCTCCGGTCCGGTCGAACCGGGCGGCCGGGCGCACGCGCGCATCTGCCCGAACATGTTCACGCGTGACGGCAAGCCCGTGCTCGCATCAGGGTCGCCGAGCGTGTCCCTGACCGAGAACATCGTCCAGAACACGGTCAACCTGCTCGACTTTGGCCTCGACCTCGAGAGCTCGGTCCACAAGCCACGGTTCGGCGGCTCGTCGATGAGCGTGCCCGGCGCCCTGATCGTGGAGGCCGACCTGGCCGGCGACCCGGTCGGGCGACTGGAGGATGCGGGCGCCACCGTCGAAGTGGTCAATCCCTGGAACTGGCTCTGCGGTTCCTTCGAAGGCGTCCTGATCGATGGGGACGGCGCTGTCGCCTGCGGCGATCCGAGGCGGACGGCGCAGGCGGTCGCCGTTTGAGGGCAGTTCTTCGGCTCGCGCCGGTGCTACTCCTGGCGGCAGCGGGGGCCTCTGCCGGAGAGGTCACCGTCGCCGTGGCGGCGAATGCCGCCGAAGCAGTCGAGGCGCTCGCAGCCGACTTCGAGCAGCGGACCGGCCATCGGGTCACGGTCACCGTCGGCTCGACGGGCAAGCTCTACGCCCAGATCCTCCATGGCGCGCCCTTCGACGTGTTCCTTGCCGCTGACCAGGAGCGTCCGCGGCTGCTGGTGGAACAGGGACTGGCTGTCGAGGAGTCTCGCCACACCTACGCGGTCGGGCGGCTGGCGCTTTGGAGTCCGGATCCGACGGTCGAAGCCTCCGTCGGGACGCTGCGCGCGGGCTCGTTCCGCCGACTTGCGATCGCCAACCCCGATCTCGCGCCGTACGGCGCCGCAGCTCGGGAGACTCTGCAAGAACTCGGTCTTTGGAAGAGCCTCCGTGGGAAGATCGCCTTCGGCGAGAATGTCGGGCAGGCCTTCGCCATGATCGCCTCGGGAAACGCGGAACTCGGATTCACTGCACTCTCGTCCGTGCTCAGTGCGCGTAACGTCCGTGCGGGGAGTCTCTGGGAGGTTCCGGCGAACCTGCACGCACCGGTCCGCCAGGACTCAGTCCTGCTGGAGCGCGGCCAAGGCAAGGCGGCTGCACGCGACTTCTACCTCTTTCTCGGCAGCCCGGAGGCCCGAAACGTCGTCGAGTCGTTCGGCTTCATCGTCGACGGAGCAGTTGGGCCGCTGGACGACAGTCAGCCCGGGGAGAGGCCGGGGGCGCCGGCCCAGGGGCCTGTCGGCAAGCGACGCCCGGGACAGTTCATCAACCGATGACTTACCGGAGCGCAGCCGAC
Encoded proteins:
- a CDS encoding gamma-glutamyltransferase; protein product: MGRGLVETTDLTLNRRTLLAAAAGGAAMAMGCGPGSEPRTSTPAAVNGWTPPDDERRRDLVATARFGPKQAVRSTSGLAICTHPLASAAAADMLALGGNACDGVLAASIAQAVVEPHMTTLSGCLSMLYYDAASGEYTYVNGMMAAPQAVPDVRNMNVAEFGALMTKTDGTLCFVPGFWGGFEAGHERHGLLPRATVMAPAIHYARDGFEIHPFLWGEMFVESAVLGRELFSREIYFNGSTLRDIGDKLVQSALADTLERLAEDGGDHFYRGEFGRRYAETVQAKGGLITADDMAAYEAFWDEPVKGTYRDYGVVGSPAPDFGGQALVEIMNMVERLDLQQAGPAFESGETTLKMMQIIGRVYADAVGGRFDGTLPDVERAISKEYAAERFTTLEGKPASPNDRYEALGVVPPPPPGSNHVTVVDAAGNVATVLHSVMSMPFRTGIYVDGVYACASGVHLGSGPVEPGGRAHARICPNMFTRDGKPVLASGSPSVSLTENIVQNTVNLLDFGLDLESSVHKPRFGGSSMSVPGALIVEADLAGDPVGRLEDAGATVEVVNPWNWLCGSFEGVLIDGDGAVACGDPRRTAQAVAV
- the modA gene encoding molybdate ABC transporter substrate-binding protein, which encodes MRAVLRLAPVLLLAAAGASAGEVTVAVAANAAEAVEALAADFEQRTGHRVTVTVGSTGKLYAQILHGAPFDVFLAADQERPRLLVEQGLAVEESRHTYAVGRLALWSPDPTVEASVGTLRAGSFRRLAIANPDLAPYGAAARETLQELGLWKSLRGKIAFGENVGQAFAMIASGNAELGFTALSSVLSARNVRAGSLWEVPANLHAPVRQDSVLLERGQGKAAARDFYLFLGSPEARNVVESFGFIVDGAVGPLDDSQPGERPGAPAQGPVGKRRPGQFINR